The window ACTGGGGATATACATATACCTCTGGGATTAAACGCCTCACTAAATCCAACACACTCAAAAGCGACTTTCGCCAACTAGACCGCAGGGATCCTAGGTAAGTGAGGACGATATAGGGGCAGGGTTTACCGCCCCCTCCTCGATTGGAATATTCTCATGAGTTAGATGATGGCTGGGAGGGGAGGGGGTGGCAGATAGGTACATAGAGGAATTACCTGAACCAGCATAGAGTGCCACAATCCCAAATACTACAACACGTGTAGAATGACTCACATGTAGCTGTGTTTAAGCCGGCTTGTGCCAGAGGccaaacagaaaacagatgCTTTTACAATGTAATGACGTGCACAAAACCTTTTGcaccttttattgcaaaaactGCATAAACTTTTTGATGTGCATATACTTGGGTCTTTCGTCATATGTAGCTGAATTTAATTTCCTTCCTCTTCCCTTGGTTGCTGAATTCCTCTGTAACTGTTAGATTTGATTTCTTTCCCCTCATCAGAGGCAATAGAGATGCAGTCCACCTGTTCTCCAAGGTTTAAAGGACCGCAGCACCAAAATACCGCATGGCATACGATCACCTTTAGTCGCATGTTTGAGTGAATGTCTTCTTCGTTTGCTGCATTAAACATCATCAGTGCAGGGAGGCTGCCGTCATTTGGGGCTGTCAGAtgcttgtttctttttgtccttTATACATGCTGTCTAATCATTGTCCCCATAGTTTAATGAAGGCAGCGTGTTAAGACCAACTATAGGTATACCGATTCGGGAATTCGGCTCGTGTTTGGTGGTTGTTAATGCAACGGGGGTTCAAATACTGTAGGCAGATCAAGAAAACTATTTGCTGCTGTAGTTTTGTTTTTAGGATATTTACATAACGGACTTGATGAAAGCGATAAGACATCACCAAGAATTAATTGGTTCTTATTGGTATCAATGCACTTTTTCTATAAGAAATCTAGAATTTCTCATATAAGGCATACAGTAATACTGAACTtgagatagttttttttttttttttgataagtGATTTTAGGACTGTTGTCTAAGCATGATAATGTTAAGCAATGGTAAAATGACATGGGTAAGACTCGAGGCCTCTTAACATAGTTTTATATTGCAGCTCCTTAAACGGACTGAATAGGATTTAAGGAGGGGGGGAGGTATCGTATTTAAGATATCTTGGATCCATGTCGCGCTGCACCTGTCAATCCATACATGCGTATTAGGATGTTCCCGCCTTTCTCACCACAACTTCTTGGTTATCAATGGCCATTTGAGCCAAACTTGTCATAATCATTGCATGCGTTTCGTCAagattttcagtctttttataACCGTCCCTTTAAGGGATCTACCTTATAAGAGCTTTGTCAATGGCAATGCAACTCGCTGCTGGACTAATAAGGTACTTCTCCAGCTTCTGATCAAACTAGTGATTGTTGTTGCCATATATTTACCCGTTGATACTGTGTAGGGTATGCCTGGGACTACAGAGTCCTATTATTTCTCCCCTGACACTGGTTAGCTAATGGGAGGGAGCGGTGGTTGTTATTCAACTTTATCTTTTTAGGTATTTCTCCATAGTGGACAGTTGTAATGGAGGTGTGCATGGCTCTtttgtctgttggtgttggcaCATGTAGACATAATTTAGCACCAGCCCTATTTTAAGGTTATGTTTGGGAGGTTAGTTTAAGTTTTGCCCGTGCTGATGtagccacccccccccccacccccctagTATATTAACATTTACCTGCCAGTTAGCAGTCTGATCATCAGGTTGCCCTAGAGCTCCTGAGATGAAGATTATCGGGAGGGGGGAGAAAAATATTAAATCTATTTCTGATTGAAGAAGCATCGATATAAGCTTCTATCTGTGGATTATGCATTTTGTAGGATAAGCATTAATACAGGATTTTACATTTTTCTCCCTTCACAAATGTGACAATTTAGTTTGACTGCCACAGTGTTTTAGATCGTACAACTTTTTATACGCTGCAACGCTCGACACAGAGAATATTGATGGTATCTGCTGTGGATCTAACTGGTAGCATGTTATGGAAGGGTGCAGCTCCTGTGCCACGAAgaattggtttaaaaaaatcgaGGCTTTTACCACTCCTTCGCCATGTTGATACATGAATTGTACACAAAATTCAAGTGAAGCCTAAATGTCCACaagtttaactttttttttttttctttcttttgtccgttacttttgttttattgcaacttgtgttttttagttttttaatttatttattttgtttgttttttatatttttatttctttgtgctCCGGTGCACAAATAGTTTTGGACtttaaaagttttgtttttttggttgtttttttttctttccctttttattctttttatttaaagaaaatttTTTGTTTCCGTTGTTTTACAGCGTTTACCATCTGATTATGTCaaatttttgacaaaaaaaatggaatgaAGGCGAGCCAGTGCTGGATGCACACCTTGGGGGAAGAATGTGGAAAACAAATTCACAACTGTTTCAATCTGATATCAAGGCTGGCAATTTTAATTAATgtacctctttttcttttttttttttttctaaactgtgGTGCAGGTGGGATGTAATCTGATGTAtccctttttatttaatttttgtgAATaggggaaaataaaaaaatctttttctaTTGCGCTCTGAGTTGGCTGAAAATCTTTTCTGTGTGAAATCCAATATTTTGAGAGAAACAATCTTTACCTTTCAGATAAATGGCCAAAACCTGGTGTGGTGATGAAACATTACACTGAAAATTCTGTTAAATGGCAACCGGTTATTAATGGAGTTTTCAGACATAGATGTACAGATGGGTTCACCAGTGTGAAAGACTGGGCAAACAGTTTATACATttctgaaagttttttttattataacacaacaaaatgaaatgtaTTTCATCATCTAGGTTGTGTAATATTAAACTGTTTAAAACAATCTGGAGGTCCCTGTGAAAGAACAGAGGTTAAATCCCAATTTTGACTACTTATCTCCAACTAGATGTCTGAACACATACATGTTATTTTGCTTAGTCTCAAGTGTAGATCATTTCAGGTTAAGAATATTGTTCAGCAGACTCAACATTGTTGTGGAGCAGTTGCCCAGTATCAGTAACGCCTAAATGGGATTAGTGTTGCACATATAGGCAACCGGTAAAAGCGCCTGTTGTGTAGACTATATCGGCTACGTGTTAAAGTAGGATCTCAGTAAATTCAGAACATCTTCAGGagttgtgatttatttattttcttttttctacttGTGATATTAATTTGATAAATGATcagcagaaaataaaagcacccgggatgggggaaaaaaaaaagcaaacgcGTTTGGCGCAGTTTGATGACGATTGTCTCTACGTCGGAAGCgatgtttttatgtttggaaGCAAATGGCAAGCGGCAGAGCGACACGAGTTTTGGTATGGTATATATAATGACAGTTGTCGTTGTGCTTGTATGCCGGTTCGGGTAACAAGTTTGCACCTGCGACATACTTTGACGAAGGCAGCCGTAACAGTTGGACTTCAAACTGTGGTTAAACCACTGCCTGCTCGTCTCTACAGCTGCAGTTGTCTTGGTTACTTATTTGGTCACGATAGTCCTTTTTAAAGATATATTTAACGAACAATTGCTGCGTTTGCAGCTGCAAAATCTATTTTTGACAAGTATTTAGCCTTTTGAAGCACTTTCGCTTAATTTGAACAGTCAGCTAAATAAAGCTAAGCTAAAATTTGAAGCGATAATATTTGTCGAGTTTTAAAGTAATTTTGCTTCCTTATAGATACATGAATGACAGATACGTATGCAATAAAACCCACACCGAAAAGGTGGGCGTTTAAAGTAATGCTGGCTTACAGTGCGTGAGTGAGTGGTCTCGTTGAGAGGAAAGGTGATGTCTGAGGTGATAGTTGACGTGAGTGGACCAGAGGAAGGGACAGGTGATGACCAGGGTGGACCATGCCCTGACCCTATGAAATCTATCAGTTCCGATTTGTCTAGACTGGATCTGCAGgggtaagttgtttttttttccttttctttaaaaaaaaattatatatatattctgtcATTTCGTTTTGCTCAAAATCGTGAGGTAGAAAACCTGGTCACATCGCCCTTCGTGGTCCTTTCAGTTTGCTGCCTGCTGTCAACTCATCCTCAGCAGATGGGAGCCCCTCACCATCCTCTGAGCCGAGTGCTTTGTTGTCATTACCTTGGGAGATCTTAACCAACATTGCCTCACACCTTCCTGCTCAGTGTGTCATCAATGTGCTGCCAAAAGTaagttttgaaggttttctgcTTCCTCAGACTTACTTTATGACTGAATCACAATGTGATATCTTGAAAAGTTCACTTTACTTTGAGCCATGCAAGCAAACAGCAGCTATCACCTTTCTTGCTTTTGTTGGAACATTGTTGCATTTCAGTCTCTCAGATGTAGAGAAGATTCCTGATTCCCTTATCCCACATGTTTCAGGTTTGCCATACATTGGGTACTATGGGCGAGGACAGCACTGCTTGGCAGCTACGAGCACGGAGATTAATAGGATCAAGTGCTCGCTTTCCAGTTGGGCCGAGGGAGGACTTTGACTGGCCTACAGCTTGCCTGGAGATGGAGCATCTAATAACCTGCTGGCGTAGAGCCAGACGGACCCAGAAAGATGAGGAGGAAAGGGATCAAGCAAGGCTGCCGGAAGGGGAGTTGCAGGTTGCAGAGGAACAGGAAGATGGTGGAGCGGACCAGGTAGAGGGGGTGGGAATGGCTGCGCAGGAGGTTGCTTATGGTGCTGATGAAGGGATGGACGTAGCAATGGATGGTGAAATGCAGCCCATCTTAGATGGAAACCAAATAGCAAGATTGAGAGAGGAATTGGTGGATAGACTGGAAGATGGTGCAGAAGCACCAATGGAAGAAGGAAGAATGGCTTTTCATGCTGAAGAGGGGCAAGATGCTGCTCCTCATCACTACGGGGACTTGGCAAACCCGAGGAATGTTGGTAACGAAAGAGAGGTAGAGATGATGCAACCACAATCGCCCAGAAGTCCCAGCCCACCCCCAGCACTGGAGTGCATCACCCTGCCTTCAGACCACATTTCCCAGGTCAACTCGGTACTCCTCCTTGGGGGAGAAGGGGCAGTCTGTGCCACAGCTTCTAGAGACTATAATGTGAAACTCTGGGATCTGCAGACGGACTCTAATGGTGCACTGCTCTACACGTTGGGAAAGCAGGGTGACCTCAGCACCCATGGAGGCTGGGTCTGGTGCCTGGCGTCACAGGGTCCTCTGTTGGCATCAGGGGGCTTTGATAGCACGGTGAGGCTGTGGGACCTACAGGCAGGTGGTGCAGAGAGAGGCTTGATCAGGACTGAGGCTATTGTCCTCTGCTTGTCCTATCAGACGGATGTGCTGCTAGCCGGCACATTTGATAAGAGGATCAGCATGTACGACATCAGAGGTGAGGGGATTTGACATATAGCCCGTGTGCATTAAGTGTGAATGAAAGTGCAAGATCCctagatgtctttttttttttttaaatgaatcggagagtttttgttttattgatttagCAGTTAAGTCTCACTGACAAAAGCTCTATTTACTTAGGCTGattctgtctctcttttttttttggacagctGCTGAACCACTGATTAAAAGTATGCGCCTTCATGGTGATGCGGTAATGTGCCTTGCTGCTGACGACAATTACATAATCTCCGGGAGTAAAGACTGCACTGTGGCTGTCTACGATCGCAGGGCAGGCAAAGGCTTGAAGAAGCTTAGGGTAGAAGCAGACACACATGTTGCTTAAGAAGTTTGCATCGGCGTCCACATGACCTCACATCCAATGCTGACTCTGACCAACTTCTCTTCTTGCAGCTGAGCTCTTATTTGCTGTCCATGAGCCATAGTGGTTATGAAGTCTGGGCGGGAGACAACAGGGGCATGCTGCACTCCTTTTCCATGCAGGCGGGGACCTTAAAGCTCCTGTCCCAGTTTGATGTTGGACACACAGATCTGGTCACAGGCACCCACAGGTCCCAAGGAAGCCTCTTCACCTGCTCTTCCGATTGTACTGTCAAAGTAGGCTCAGTCAGACTCCTTTTTGCTTTGTCTACCAAGCTAAATCTACTATTGAACAGTCTTGTTTTCAAATTTCTTGTCTGTATTGCAGGTTCATATCCCGTGTGCACCTCCAAGGACTTTATGTACTCTGCGCCATCAAACTGGAGTCAATGGGGTAAGTGCTTTGTAACAAATTCTTAACTCGCATCAAATTGCTGATCTTTTATGATGATAATATATCTAATGATTTGAAGACGGTTTTTAAAGAGCCATGTATTATTAGTTTGAATTATCTTATCTGTTTGGATCAGCTGTTTCTGTAGATTATCAACGTTTTCAAGAATGTATCGAATGAATCTCTGAGCTCTCGTACAATTTTCTGTAACTGTCAGCTGAGTGTGGAGGCTGGAGTCCTCGCTTTGGCCTGCGGTGACTCTAGTGTGGAAATCTGGAGGCCCAGAAAATGACACCCACGGGACCTTCTTTCCACAGCGGGGAAAGCTTAAGCAGATGCAGACGAGATGTGAAGCATAACAACGCTTACTGACCATCTTGCATTGCGAAATTTTTGGAATACACTGATAAACACAGAGAATATCATGTTACAAAAGTCACAACTCCCTTGCTTTGCTGGATGGTTACATATATAGAGATATATAAGTGGTAATTTAACAGATTAATCCAAATTGATATGACTTGAAATGATAGTTGTACATCCTGAGACACATATGGCCAAGCAaatttttttgttgtatgtACGTGTGAAACTGAAGTTTTGAGAAACCTGTTGTTGAATTTAAGATGCAATGgcattacactttttttttttttttttgactgaattTTCTTCTTGTGTTAACATTTTTATATGGTGTAATTTGAGAAgtttcatgtgtgtttgtgtggccaagttgaatttttttggtAACGTTTATTCTGTAAGCTTTCAGAGGCACACTGCATTTTACCTATACTCTGTCACACTGTACATTTTATGTTGTAAGTTCAACCAAAAACCACAAACATTTAAACGTTTATTATGAATGAACAGAATCCGTTACAGTAACTGAGACTTGACATAAATGCTCTAATTGCATGTCGCACACAGtgaaatgtttgtttcaaaTCCCCTTGTTGACACTGAATGTGCAATTAAatgtcctaaaaaaaaaacttgagggTGTGAATTCTTGGCTGGATTTACATGCAAAGTGCTATGGTTTCTAATATCTCAGTAACGGCAGGGTAAAGCATTTGAAGGTCAATTGTCATCGTAATCTTGAACGCGTTTAAAAGCAGATGCTCTCTCAAACAGAATGTTATGGTTTCACTGTTGTCGTCGTCATCTCTTGGAAGTGTCAAAGCAGCACACAGGTTTTCTTATCTTTGAAAGGATTGGCCGAGGCAGCTATACCGGTGAGCAGGGGGTCACTGCGCCTGTGCTCCTGGCAGTACTGGACTAAATCTGCCGCTGTCAGGGAGATCTGCTTGGACAAAGGACATTTCACAAGATTTCAAAGAGTGTTGTAGAACTGTAAATAAGCTTCAATTTGGAAGCGTGGTGCTGGTTAGCATATCATTCCAAACAtttctaataatgataataatctaCTTGTCAATTTAATCTTCAATCACATGGAACAGGAATGCATTAGGATTTAGAGCTTTTACATACCTTTATTCTCTCCATGCTTGCCTCCATCTGAAGTTGATCCACCAGTTTTTGTGCCTGAATAAcactgctgccgctgctgcacaTCTTTCCTGACGTTGCCTtaagtatggaaaaaaaaaaaaaaaaagtgttacatgGACTGGACAGCCTTGCAATGTCAAAATTAGCACCAGGAAAGGGAACTAGACCAGTGTTTTACCTGATCCAAAGAGTCAGCGCAGGTTGTGCTGGAGTCTGCTCAGAGGCTCCTGACTTTGCTTTTTGACCTGTACCCCTTTTTATTCACCGTTGGTGGGCAGTTCAAAGGCTCTCTGATAGGAAAGGTCACGCAACACCGATGGAAATGTCACAAACATCACACATCACTTCACAGCCACGACTGATGAAAAAACATTGCGATGAATGTCCGGCTTAGGGTGTGCTGACTTTTCATATTCAGTTTTGGTTAATTTTACCCTTCTAAGAAGAGATATCCCATTGAAGTCATAATAGAAAGGTTTTGAGCTCAACGACAAGTTCCGGTGTTCAGTGAGCTCTACAACAATGTGCTGAAAATGAGTGTTGATTACTTTTTGTATCATGTTTCCAGATGGCAGATGGCACAGTGTCCAAAGAAACAAGGAAAGGTATCAGGACAAAGAGCGCAGCTGTAGTTATTTTCCACTGGGTAACTCCTGTTATCTTTTATTCGAGCCATTGAGGAACTGCATATTATACAATACACTGTTTCATAAACCCCTTGTTGAATGTGTATGTGTTTAATTGAAggttatgtttaaaaaaaaaaataataataataatattcaaGACACTTTAGCCTATTTATGAGA is drawn from Odontesthes bonariensis isolate fOdoBon6 chromosome 21, fOdoBon6.hap1, whole genome shotgun sequence and contains these coding sequences:
- the fbxw9 gene encoding F-box/WD repeat-containing protein 9 isoform X1; its protein translation is MSEVIVDVSGPEEGTGDDQGGPCPDPMKSISSDLSRLDLQGKPGHIALRGPFSLLPAVNSSSADGSPSPSSEPSALLSLPWEILTNIASHLPAQCVINVLPKVCHTLGTMGEDSTAWQLRARRLIGSSARFPVGPREDFDWPTACLEMEHLITCWRRARRTQKDEEERDQARLPEGELQVAEEQEDGGADQVEGVGMAAQEVAYGADEGMDVAMDGEMQPILDGNQIARLREELVDRLEDGAEAPMEEGRMAFHAEEGQDAAPHHYGDLANPRNVGNEREVEMMQPQSPRSPSPPPALECITLPSDHISQVNSVLLLGGEGAVCATASRDYNVKLWDLQTDSNGALLYTLGKQGDLSTHGGWVWCLASQGPLLASGGFDSTVRLWDLQAGGAERGLIRTEAIVLCLSYQTDVLLAGTFDKRISMYDIRAAEPLIKSMRLHGDAVMCLAADDNYIISGSKDCTVAVYDRRAGKGLKKLRLSSYLLSMSHSGYEVWAGDNRGMLHSFSMQAGTLKLLSQFDVGHTDLVTGTHRSQGSLFTCSSDCTVKVHIPCAPPRTLCTLRHQTGVNGLSVEAGVLALACGDSSVEIWRPRK
- the fbxw9 gene encoding F-box/WD repeat-containing protein 9 isoform X2, whose product is MSEVIVDVSGPEEGTGDDQGGPCPDPMKSISSDLSRLDLQGLLPAVNSSSADGSPSPSSEPSALLSLPWEILTNIASHLPAQCVINVLPKVCHTLGTMGEDSTAWQLRARRLIGSSARFPVGPREDFDWPTACLEMEHLITCWRRARRTQKDEEERDQARLPEGELQVAEEQEDGGADQVEGVGMAAQEVAYGADEGMDVAMDGEMQPILDGNQIARLREELVDRLEDGAEAPMEEGRMAFHAEEGQDAAPHHYGDLANPRNVGNEREVEMMQPQSPRSPSPPPALECITLPSDHISQVNSVLLLGGEGAVCATASRDYNVKLWDLQTDSNGALLYTLGKQGDLSTHGGWVWCLASQGPLLASGGFDSTVRLWDLQAGGAERGLIRTEAIVLCLSYQTDVLLAGTFDKRISMYDIRAAEPLIKSMRLHGDAVMCLAADDNYIISGSKDCTVAVYDRRAGKGLKKLRLSSYLLSMSHSGYEVWAGDNRGMLHSFSMQAGTLKLLSQFDVGHTDLVTGTHRSQGSLFTCSSDCTVKVHIPCAPPRTLCTLRHQTGVNGLSVEAGVLALACGDSSVEIWRPRK
- the LOC142371114 gene encoding guanine nucleotide-binding protein G(I)/G(S)/G(O) subunit gamma-12-like, translated to MCSSGSSVIQAQKLVDQLQMEASMERIKISLTAADLVQYCQEHRRSDPLLTGIAASANPFKDKKTCVLL